A genome region from Hippopotamus amphibius kiboko isolate mHipAmp2 chromosome 1, mHipAmp2.hap2, whole genome shotgun sequence includes the following:
- the MPL gene encoding thrombopoietin receptor, whose product MPSWALLVVISCLLPAPQNLAQVTGQDASLLASDSESLNCFSRTFEDLTCFWDEEEAAPSEIYQLLYAYPGEKPRACPLSFQRVLPFGTRYMCQFPAQDEVRLFSQLHLWVKNVFLNQNLTQRVLSVDSVGLPAPPSLIKAMGGSQPGELQISWEAPAPEISEFLRHELRYGPKDPRNSTGPTVTLLLSTETCCPALQRANLAPALDQSPCAQPTMTQQDGPRQTTPTREAPSLKVKGGSCLISGLQPGNSYWLQLRSQPDGVSLGGSWGSWSLPVTVDLPGDAVEIGLQCFTLDLRNVTCQWQQRDHASSQGFFYHSRARCCPRDRDPVWEKCDEEEKNAGSQPSQFSRCHFKSQNDSVIHILVEVTTAQGAVHSYLGSPFWIRQAVLIPTPNLHWREVSSGQLELEWQHPSSWAAQETCYQLRYTGEDHQDWKVLEPPLGAQGETLELRPRSRYRVQLRARLHGPTFRGPWSAWSDPVRVETASETAWIFLVTALLLVLGVSALLGLLLLRWQFPAHYRSMRHALWPSLPDLHRVLGQYLRDTAALSPPKPAVSDACEEVEPSLLEILPRSSEKTPLPLCSHQVQIDYRGLQPSCLGTMPLSVCPPLAEPGSYCTTHIANHSYLPLSCWQAPRSQYPGQIQTL is encoded by the exons ATGCCCTCCTGGGCCCTCTTGGTGgtcatctcctgcctcctcccggCCCCCCAAAACCTGGCACAAGTCACCGGCCAAG ATGCCTCCTTGCTGGCCTCGGATTCAGAGTCCCTGAACTGTTTCTCCCGAACATTTGAGGACCTCACTTGCTTCTGGGATGAGGAAGAGGCAGCGCCCAGTGAAATATATCAGCTGTTGTATGCCTACCCAGG GGAGAAGCCCCGTGCCTGCCCCCTGAGTTTCCAGCGCGTGCTGCCCTTTGGAACCAGATACATGTGCCAGTTTCCAGCCCAGGATGAAGTTCGCCTCTTCTCTCAACTGCACCTCTGGGTGAAGAACGTGTTTCTGAACCAGAATCTGACCCAGCGGGTGCTCTCAGTGGATAGTGTGG GCCTGCCAGCTCCCCCTAGTCTCATCAAAGCCATGGGTGGGAGCCAGCCAGGGGAACTTCAGATCAGCTGGGAGGCCCCAGCTCCCGAAATCAGTGAATTTCTGAGGCACGAACTCCGCTATGGCCCCAAGGATCCAAGGAACTCCACTGGCCCCACAGTCACGCTGCTGCTGTCCACAGAAACCTGCTGCCCAGCCCTGCAGCGAGCAAACCTAGCCCCAGCTCTGGACCAGTCTCCATGTGCTCAGCCCACGATGACCCAACAGGATGGACCAAGGCAGACCACCCCAACTAGAGAA GCTCCGTCTCTGAAAGTGAAGGGTGGAAGCTGCCTCATCTCGGGGCTCCAGCCTGGTAATTCCTACTGGCTCCAGCTACGCAGCCAACCTGACGGGGTCTCCCTTGGTGGCTCCTGGGGATCCTGGTCCCTTCCTGTGACCGTGGACCTGCCTGGGGATGCAG TGGAAATTGGACTGCAGTGCTTTACCTTGGACCTGAGGAATGTTACCTGTCAGTGGCAGCAGCGGGACCATGCTAGCTCCCAAGGCTTCTTCTACCACAGCAGGGCACGGTGCTGCCCCAGAGACAG GGACCCCGTCTGGGAGAAGTGTGACGAGGAGGAGAAAAACGCAGGATCACAGCCCTCCCAGTTCTCCCGCTGCCACTTCAAGTCACAAAATGACAGTGTTATTCACATCCTTGTGGAGGTGACCACAGCCCAGGGTGCTGTTCACAGCTACCTGGGCTCCCCTTTCTGGATCCGCCAGGCTG TGCTCATCCCCACTCCAAACCTGCACTGGAGGGAGGTCTCCAGCGGGCAGCTGGAACTGGAATGGCAGCATCCATCATCCTGGGCAGCCCAAGAGACCTGCTATCAGCTCCGATACACAGGAGAAGACCATCAGGACTGGAAG GTGCTGGAGCCGCCTCTCGGGGCCCAGGGAGAGACCTTGGAGCTGCGCCCGCGCTCCCGCTACCGTGTACAGCTGCGCGCCAGGCTCCACGGCCCCACCTTTCGAGGCCCCTGGAGCGCCTGGTCCGACCCAGTGAGGGTGGAGACCGCCTCCGAGACCG CCTGGATCTTCTTGGTGACTGCTCTGCTCCTGGTGCTGGGCGTCAGCGCCCTCCTGGGCCTGCTGCTGCTGCGGTGGCAGTTTCCTGCGCACTACAG GAGCATGAGGCATGCCCTGTGGCCCTCACTTCCAGACCTGCATCGGGTCCTAGGCCAGTACCTTAGGGATACTGCAGCCCTGAGTCCG CCCAAGCCTGCAGTTTCAGATGCCTGTGAGGAAGTGGAACCCAGCCTCCTTGAAATTCTACCTAGGTCCTCAGAGAAGACTCCCTTGCCCCTGTGTTCCCACCAGGTCCAGATAGACTACCGAGGACTGCAGCCTTCTTGCCTGGGGACCATGCCCCTGTCTGTGTGCCCACCCTTGGCTGAGCCGGGGTCCTACTGCACCACTCACATTGCCAACCACTCCTACTTACCACTCAGCTGCTGGCAGGCCCCTCGCTCCCAGTACCCTGGACAGATCCAAACCCTCTAG